The Methanocella arvoryzae MRE50 genome includes a region encoding these proteins:
- a CDS encoding DUF2785 domain-containing protein — protein MTTTVQTLKERLSSIRGNPGQSMVDTSLVSEMLASIGSTDPVLRDDLIYETFAGWIETDQFSPGELKRLLNVCLDDSHAFYRIGEEGTDSVFTRTFSLLVVALILDAHRRNSFLTPEDVREVKAKMVRYMAEEKDVRGYVGEKGWAHSTAHAADVLGELAKCGELEDKQDLLDILHVISEKVIIGNYIYIHKEDERLARAVVGIFGRGILDDREIAGWLERFGDIQKSGSHPGDDYLRNNVKMFLRSLYFRLSPDGSEGQIRPLIESVLQKLSKF, from the coding sequence ATGACCACAACTGTGCAGACACTGAAGGAGCGGCTCTCGAGCATTCGGGGTAATCCAGGACAGAGTATGGTGGACACCAGCCTTGTCTCTGAGATGCTGGCCAGCATAGGCTCGACAGATCCGGTGTTGCGAGACGATCTCATCTACGAGACGTTCGCCGGCTGGATAGAAACTGATCAATTTTCTCCGGGAGAGCTGAAACGCCTGCTGAATGTCTGCCTGGACGACTCGCACGCCTTTTACAGGATCGGAGAAGAAGGGACAGACTCGGTTTTCACCAGGACGTTCTCGCTGCTGGTTGTGGCGCTGATCCTCGACGCCCACAGGAGGAACAGCTTCCTCACCCCGGAAGACGTCCGTGAGGTCAAGGCCAAAATGGTCAGGTATATGGCGGAGGAAAAAGACGTCAGAGGCTACGTCGGGGAAAAAGGCTGGGCTCACTCCACAGCGCATGCCGCAGACGTCCTGGGGGAGCTGGCGAAGTGCGGGGAGTTAGAGGATAAGCAGGATTTGCTGGACATCCTGCACGTGATCAGCGAAAAAGTGATCATCGGCAATTACATCTACATCCACAAGGAAGACGAAAGACTGGCCAGGGCAGTGGTAGGCATCTTCGGGAGAGGAATCCTGGACGATAGGGAGATCGCCGGGTGGCTGGAGAGGTTCGGAGATATCCAGAAGAGCGGCTCCCACCCCGGGGACGACTACCTCCGGAATAACGTGAAGATGTTTTTAAGAAGCCTGTACTTCCGGCTGTCACCCGATGGCAGCGAGGGACAAATAAGGCCCCTGATAGAGAGCGTTCTGCAAAAGCTGAGCAAATTTTAA